One Rhodoferax sp. GW822-FHT02A01 genomic window, GTCGTACTCGTTCATCTGGCAGCCAAAGGTTTTGATAAAGACTTTTTTGGACATGGAGCAACTCCGCGAAATACAAGGGTGCAGCGACGTGCTGCAAAGAGGGGCTGCCGCGCAGGCGGCGAAGCAGTGTCAGCCGCCATGGCGGCTGCAAAGTGCTACTGCTGGGTGGGCAGTTTGAGCGCGGCTTCCGCGTCGGTCAGTATCCAGACGTCGTGCACTTCACCGGTCGGGTTGCGCACGTAGTTCACCACCAGGCTTTGGCCCACGATGGAACCGGACAGCACCAGCAGGTTGTTGGTTCCCCGGATCCGGGAGCCGGGAGAAAGCCGGTCAGCCTTGCCATCCATCTGGATGATGGGCGGATAGGTCACCACCATGGTGCCGCGCATGGCGTTGGGCGGGAAGGGGCGCACATTGATTTGCGCCTGCGACAGAGCGGCCAGGCCCAGCAAGGGCAGGGCCAGCAAGGTGCGCCGCAGACGCGACGGGTGTTTGAAGTTGCAGCGGTTCATGGTGTGTATCCAGAGGCTGTGGAGGGAATGGTCGGGATGCTATCACGCGTCCAGAAACCAAAAAGCCCGCCAAAAGGACAGCGGGCTTGGGGAATTTGGTGGTGATAGGTGGATTTGAACCACCGACATCAGCATTATGAATGCTGCGCTCTAACCAACTGAGCTATATCACCGAAGGCCGCAATTATAGCAAGTCCAAACGGACTTTTGTCAGCGGCCTTTTGATCGGGCTTCAGGCGTTGCGGAATTCAGCCTTGCGCTTGTTCACGAAGGCGTCCATGCCTTCCTTCTGGTCGGCGGTGGCAAACAGCGCGTGGAACAGGCGGCGTTCGAACATCAGGCCATCGGACAGGCCGCTTTCGAAGGCGCGGTTGACAGTCTCCTTGGCCGCCATGGTGGCAATCTGGGAGTAGCCGCAAATCATCAGGGCGGCGCCCAGCGCTTCATCCATCAATTTGTCTTGCGGAACCACACGGCTGACCAGGCCAGCGCGCTCGGCTTCGGCGGCGTCCATCATGCGACCGGTCAGGGCCAGATCCATGGCCTTGGACTTGCCCACGGCGCGGGGCAGGCGTTGCGTACCGCCGGCACCGGGGATGATGCCCAGCTTGATTTCAGGCTGGCCGAATTTGGCTGTGTCGGAGGCGATGATGAAGTCGCACATCATGGCCAACTCGCAGCCGCCGCCCAGCGCAAAGCCGCTCACCGCAGCGATCACAGGTTTGCGGATGCTGCGAATGATTTCCCAGTTGCGGGTGATGAAATCGTCACGGTAGGCCTCGGTAAAGGTCTTGGTGGCCATGGCGGTGATGTCGGCACCCGCAGCAAAAGCCTTCTCACTGCCGGTGATCACGATGCAGCCGATGGCTTCGTCGGCATCAAAGGTCTTGAGCGCATGGCCTAGCTCGATCATCAGCTGCTCATTGAGGGCATTGAGCTGCTTGGGACGGTTGAGCGTGATGATGGCAGCCTTCTCGCCTTCCACACGGGTGTTGATGCATTCGTAGTTCATGGGGTGGTCTCTCTAAACGGGAAATCAAAACTATAGCGGAGCGGGTCGCTCCAGCCAGCGGTTGACGGCATCGGCATCGCGCTGGGCCAGGCGTACCGCCGTGCTGGGCATCGGCATGGACAGCTTGAGTGTGAGCAACAGCTTGTCGCGTGCTACCGTCACCACCACCTTCTTCGCATTGCCGCAGTACAGCGTCAGATCGTCCAACGTCAGCATGCGCCAGGGGCCGCTGGCCTTGGCAACATCAGCTTGCACGGCCAGCCATTCATCGCCTGCGGCGAAACCGGCTTTTTCGGCCACACCGCCACGCAGCACCTGCTGAATCGTCACCCCGCCAGACTCCTTGACACGCAAGCCCAACTGTTGCGCCACTTGGTCCGGCTCGCGGTGCACCTGCACGCCATTGCGCTCCAGCAGCTCGGCAACCGGGAGCTCCTGCGTGCTATGCACCCAGTGGCTGATTTCCTTGGCAAACGAGCGCTTGCCCAAATCCTGCAGTACGGCCAGCAGGTCCTGCTCCGTCATGGGGCCGGCCTTGCAGCGGGCCCACAGAGACTGCATCACTGCGTCCAGTGTGGTGTGGCCTTCTGCGCGCAAGGTCAGGTCCAGGCACAGCGCAACCAGCGACCCTTTGGTGTAGTAGCTGACGGTGGCGTTAGCCGTGTTTTCGTCCTGGCGGTAGTACTTCACCCAGGCATCAAAACTGGCTTGCGCCAC contains:
- a CDS encoding enoyl-CoA hydratase codes for the protein MNYECINTRVEGEKAAIITLNRPKQLNALNEQLMIELGHALKTFDADEAIGCIVITGSEKAFAAGADITAMATKTFTEAYRDDFITRNWEIIRSIRKPVIAAVSGFALGGGCELAMMCDFIIASDTAKFGQPEIKLGIIPGAGGTQRLPRAVGKSKAMDLALTGRMMDAAEAERAGLVSRVVPQDKLMDEALGAALMICGYSQIATMAAKETVNRAFESGLSDGLMFERRLFHALFATADQKEGMDAFVNKRKAEFRNA